In Cricetulus griseus strain 17A/GY unplaced genomic scaffold, alternate assembly CriGri-PICRH-1.0 unplaced_scaffold_13, whole genome shotgun sequence, one genomic interval encodes:
- the LOC113838462 gene encoding LOW QUALITY PROTEIN: nucleoporin SEH1-like (The sequence of the model RefSeq protein was modified relative to this genomic sequence to represent the inferred CDS: substituted 1 base at 1 genomic stop codon): MFLPRIIEADHNDLMHYGSFDFHGHRMATCIKVWDKSESGEWHCTASWKTHSGSVWHVTWAHPEFGQVLASCSVDRTAAVWEEVVGESNDKLRGQSHWVKRKTLLDSRTSVTDVKFAPKHMGLMLATCSADGIVRIYEAPDVMNLSQWSLQHEISCKLSCSCISWNPSISPAHYPMIAVGSNDSSGKAMTKFQIFEYNXNTKKYSKAEILMTVTDPVHDIAFAPNLGRSFHILAIATKDVRIFTLKPVSNELTASGGPRKFEIHILAQFDDHNSQVWRVSWNITGTVLASAGDDGCMRLWKANYMDNWKCTGSLNGKGSPVNGSSQLGNSNPSLSSNTPNLQNSFHGSSAGRKHS, encoded by the coding sequence ATGTTTCTGCCACGCATCATCGAGGCCGACCACAATGACCTCATGCACTATGGGTCTTTCGACTTTCACGGGCACCGGATGGCCACCTGCATCAAAGTCTGGGATAAAAGTGAAAGCGGGGAATGGCATTGTACTGCTAGTTGGAAGACACATAGTGGATCTGTATGGCATGTGACGTGGGCTCATCCTGAATTTGGACAAGTTTTGGCTTCCTGTTCTGTTGATAGAACAGCGGCTGTTTGGGAAGAAGTAGTCGGAGAATCAAACGATAAACTTCGAGGCCAGAGTCACTGGGTGAAGAGGAAAACTCTACTGGACAGTAGAACATCTGTTACTGATGTGAAATTTGCTCCCAAACATATGGGTCTGATGTTAGCAACCTGTTCAGCAGATGGCATAGTAAGAATATATGAGGCCCCAGATGTTATGAATCTCAGCCAGTGGTCTCTACAGCACGAGATCTCATGTAAGCTGAGCTGTAGCTGTATTTCTTGGAACCCTTCCATCTCTCCTGCTCATTACCCCATGATCGCAGTGGGAAGTAATGACAGCAGTGGAAAAGCAATGACCAAGTTCCAGATTTTTGAGTACAATTAAAACACCAAGAAATactcaaaagcagaaattcttatGACAGTCACAGATCCTGTTCATGATATTGCCTTTGCTCCAAATTTGGGGAGATCTTTCCACATCCTGGCAATAGCCACCAAAGATGTAAGAATTTTCACATTAAAACCTGTGAGTAATGAACTTACTGCTTCTGGTGGTCCCAGAAAATTTGAAATCCATATCTTGGCTCAGTTTGATGATCACAACTCTCAGGTCTGGAGGGTGAGTTGGAACATAACAGGAACAGTGCTAGCATCTGCAGGAGATGACGGCTGCATGAGGTTGTGGAAAGCTAATTACATGGACAATTGGAAGTGTACTGGTAGTTTGAATGGTAAAGGAAGCCCAGTAAATGGGAGTTCT